The following proteins are encoded in a genomic region of Plasmodium coatneyi strain Hackeri chromosome 2, complete sequence:
- a CDS encoding LytB protein, with amino-acid sequence MAGAVRITHGPLERCLLVILLFILTKAQCKRVDHGLRRGHLRAPDFPADRRPPAVVQTVDHWSVRLGGKKKGGRNSRGKSCSNFSFLNGAVRQSPEWRLQQEGGGQCSSSASGGCGCKNMAQNGGAPKEGEKVLYLVSPRGFCKGVSRAIDTVEECLQMFKPPIYVKHKIVHNDIVCKQLEEKGAIFIEDVNEVPDGNILIYSAHGISPQIRELAKKKKLIEIDATCPLVNKVHMYVQMKAKEGYKIILIGYKNHVEVIGTFNEAPESTYVVQNIEQIDELPFTEKDKLFYVTQTTLSMDDCSLIVKRLKEKFPHIETIPSGSICYATTNRQTALNQICQECDLTIVVGSQSSSNAKKLAYSSQLRNTPAVLVNSVDDFDFSSLKDVKRIALTSAASTPEELTQKFVEVLTKEPFGYTLRLFEPVQENVPKWKLPKNLMGLIEERRREQGAQNTQNTQG; translated from the coding sequence ATGGCCGGAGCGGTACGCATCACTCACGGCCCCCTTGAGAGGTGCCTGCTGGTAatccttcttttcatcctCACCAAGGCACAGTGTAAACGAGTGGACCATGGCCTACGGAGGGGTCATTTGCGAGCACCTGATTTTCCCGCAGATAGGAGGCCCCCCGCAGTGGTACAGACGGTAGATCATTGGAGCGTTCgtttgggggggaagaaaaaggggggacggAACTCTAGGGGAAAATCCTGCTCaaatttctccttcctgAATGGCGCGGTAAGGCAGTCCCCCGAGTGGCGGCTGCAGCAGGAAGGGGGAGGCCAATGCAGCTCTAGCGCATCCGGCGGATGCGGCTGTAAGAATATGGCGCAAAATGGAGGTGCGCCGAAAGAGGGGGAGAAAGTCCTTTACCTGGTCAGTCCAAGAGGCTTCTGCAAAGGAGTCAGCAGAGCCATCGACACGGTGGAAGAGTGCCTACAAATGTTTAAGCCACCAATTTATGTGAAGCATAAAATTGTGCACAACGACATTGTCTGCAAACAGTTGGAAGAGAAGGGAGCAATCTTCATAGAAGACGTGAATGAGGTACCCGATGGGAATATCTTAATTTATTCAGCCCATGGGATCAGTCCCCAAATAAGAGaacttgcaaaaaaaaaaaaactcatcgAGATTGATGCCACGTGTCCTCTAGTTAACAAAGTACACATGTACGTTCAGATGAAAGCAAAGGAAGGGTACAAAATTATTCTCATCGGTTACAAGAACCATGTAGAAGTAATAGGTACCTTTAACGAAGCGCCAGAATCTACTTACGTAGTGCAAAATATAGAACAAATAGATGAGTTGCCATTCACGGAAAAGGACAAACTGTTTTACGTAACCCAGACAACGTTAAGCATGGATGACTGTTCTTTAATTGTAAAACGACTAAAGGAGAAATTCCCACACATTGAGACTATTCCGAGTGGATCGATATGCTATGCCACTACGAACAGACAGACGGCACTGAATCAGATTTGCCAAGAGTGTGATCTCACGATCGTTGTTGGAAGTCAGTCATCATCGAATGCTAAAAAATTAGCTTACTCATCACAGCTGAGGAATACCCCTGCTGTGTTGGTGAACAGTGTGGACGACtttgatttttcttccctgaAAGATGTTAAGAGGATCGCTTTGACCTCCGCTGCGTCCACTCCTGAGGAACTAACGCAGAAGTTCGTTGAAGTGCTCACGAAAGAACCGTTCGGCTACACGTTGCGCCTGTTCGAACCTGTACAGGAGAACGTCCCCAAGTGGAAGCTTCCCAAAAATTTGATGGGCCTCATCGAGGAGCGCAGGCGCGAGCAGGGCGCGCAGAACACGCAAAACACACAAGGGTAA